A single Rhizobium sullae DNA region contains:
- a CDS encoding acyl carrier protein, producing the protein MNKVIRDLVAKFGKLLVSVDQVADDADLYAAGLTSFASVQLMLGLEEAFDIEFPDNLLNRKSFASISAIARTVDLIRDGRKVA; encoded by the coding sequence ATGAATAAGGTAATCCGCGACCTCGTAGCCAAATTCGGCAAGCTACTTGTGTCAGTCGACCAGGTTGCCGACGACGCCGATCTTTATGCGGCAGGTTTGACGTCCTTTGCATCTGTGCAGTTGATGCTTGGCCTCGAAGAGGCCTTCGACATCGAATTTCCCGACAATCTCCTGAACCGCAAATCCTTCGCGAGCATCTCGGCGATCGCCAGGACCGTCGATCTCATCCGGGACGGCCGGAAGGTCGCCTGA
- a CDS encoding IS5 family transposase: MAWTPFTRRHHDRSRMRYASDLTDREWGLIEPFMPRQPRLGRRRKTSLRAVMDAIFYLLQSGCQWALLPHDFPPKSTVYHYFKRFCRDGTWRRIHDALYCRTRRLEGREEQPSFAIIDSQSVKTGPDARLDIGYDAGKKIKGRKRHILVDTLGMLLKAEVHSAGIQDRDGAALVFDRLVNRFPFIEKICGDGGYQGPTVEEASPRSMEIVKRNQAGFQVLPKRWIVERTLAWLGINRRMAKDFERFSGTSLAFIQTAMIKLMTRRLARYPLS; this comes from the coding sequence ATGGCCTGGACACCCTTCACCCGGCGTCATCATGACAGAAGCCGCATGCGCTACGCAAGCGATCTGACTGACCGTGAGTGGGGCCTGATCGAACCCTTTATGCCAAGGCAGCCTCGACTGGGCCGCCGACGCAAGACGTCGCTTCGGGCGGTGATGGACGCGATTTTCTATCTGCTGCAGTCAGGCTGCCAATGGGCATTGCTGCCGCATGATTTTCCACCGAAGAGCACGGTCTATCATTATTTCAAGCGGTTCTGCCGGGACGGGACGTGGCGTCGTATCCATGACGCGCTCTACTGCCGGACGCGGCGGCTTGAGGGGCGCGAAGAACAGCCGTCATTTGCCATCATCGATAGCCAATCGGTGAAGACCGGCCCAGATGCCCGTCTCGATATCGGATACGACGCAGGCAAGAAGATCAAGGGCCGCAAGCGGCACATTCTGGTTGATACCCTGGGCATGCTTCTGAAAGCGGAGGTTCATTCGGCAGGTATTCAGGATCGTGATGGAGCAGCACTTGTTTTCGACAGGCTCGTCAACCGCTTTCCATTCATCGAGAAAATTTGCGGCGATGGCGGGTATCAGGGCCCGACAGTCGAAGAGGCCAGTCCGCGATCGATGGAAATCGTCAAACGCAATCAGGCCGGCTTTCAGGTGCTCCCGAAGCGATGGATCGTCGAGCGGACGTTGGCGTGGCTCGGCATAAACCGCCGAATGGCAAAGGATTTCGAGCGCTTCTCTGGCACAAGCCTCGCCTTCATTCAGACCGCTATGATCAAGCTAATGACAAGAAGGCTCGCTCGATATCCGCTTTCTTGA
- a CDS encoding glycoside hydrolase family 15 protein, which produces MTVALWSQPVADPAYAGPTIGAYAPAVKPAPAFAQTDLVALSRYFSLLMMRNITSDGYVIEDPASSSVFSVPGCVIAAPSYPVNTPGVDQDYVFNWVRDGAITAIEIALAGLSPIPGGGVPSLIDYVNFAALCQANAKNSATVSLGHACFTITGEVRPWSEQNDGPAIQSIAILTLFDQLDGSTQTIAKQLVETNLSYLLEVYQDKTTNLWEEYEGYSFFARAVQLRFFREIARNTIGIAVPAGVADAISWLEIQLAIHWNGQLYVSVLDAAAQAGYDANIDIVSSVCYGGIEPTDTKLLATAAILRRQWADPSSSNYYPINGADAAKGLGPLFGRYPGDHYDGDVAAPVVGGHPWALCTANFAEFQYRLANAIEASGAIPLDQFSEPFFAELGLGASSSAADASVALRASSDLMLRAIVYHSDHYELSEQFDGTTGYEKSVRNLTWSYASFLSAVRARSGGALAAKAKPRKSRVPRS; this is translated from the coding sequence ATGACAGTTGCATTATGGAGTCAGCCAGTTGCGGACCCGGCCTATGCAGGCCCGACTATCGGCGCTTATGCGCCTGCAGTCAAACCGGCGCCCGCCTTCGCGCAGACCGATCTGGTTGCATTGTCGCGCTATTTTTCTCTTCTGATGATGCGCAACATCACAAGCGATGGCTATGTCATCGAGGATCCGGCATCGTCCAGCGTCTTTTCGGTCCCGGGCTGCGTCATCGCCGCACCCTCCTATCCAGTGAACACGCCGGGTGTCGACCAGGACTATGTTTTCAACTGGGTCCGCGATGGAGCTATTACGGCCATCGAGATCGCGCTTGCCGGCTTGTCGCCCATTCCGGGCGGAGGTGTGCCAAGCCTGATCGACTACGTGAACTTCGCCGCGCTCTGTCAGGCGAATGCGAAGAATTCGGCGACCGTCTCACTTGGCCATGCCTGCTTCACCATCACCGGTGAGGTTCGTCCGTGGTCGGAGCAGAATGACGGGCCGGCCATTCAGTCGATTGCGATCCTGACCTTGTTCGATCAGCTGGACGGTTCCACGCAGACAATCGCCAAACAATTGGTCGAGACGAACCTCTCTTATCTTCTCGAAGTTTACCAGGACAAGACCACAAATCTCTGGGAGGAATATGAGGGCTATTCCTTTTTCGCAAGAGCCGTACAGTTGCGCTTTTTCCGGGAAATTGCCAGAAACACGATTGGCATTGCGGTGCCTGCCGGGGTGGCCGATGCCATCTCTTGGCTGGAAATCCAGCTGGCTATCCACTGGAATGGGCAGCTCTATGTGAGCGTTCTGGATGCCGCAGCGCAAGCCGGTTACGACGCCAACATCGATATCGTCTCTTCGGTCTGCTATGGCGGGATCGAGCCGACCGATACCAAGCTTCTGGCAACGGCGGCCATCCTGCGGCGCCAGTGGGCCGATCCTTCGTCTTCGAACTATTACCCGATCAATGGCGCCGACGCAGCCAAAGGACTCGGTCCACTCTTCGGGCGCTATCCAGGCGACCATTACGATGGCGATGTGGCGGCTCCGGTGGTCGGCGGGCATCCCTGGGCTCTGTGCACCGCTAACTTCGCCGAGTTTCAATATCGGCTTGCCAATGCCATCGAGGCCAGCGGCGCCATCCCTCTCGATCAGTTTTCTGAACCCTTCTTCGCGGAACTGGGTCTTGGCGCATCCAGCAGCGCCGCCGACGCGTCGGTTGCCTTGCGGGCTTCGTCTGACCTCATGCTGCGCGCCATCGTCTATCACAGCGATCACTATGAACTGAGCGAACAGTTCGATGGAACCACTGGCTATGAGAAAAGTGTCCGGAACCTGACCTGGAGCTACGCCTCTTTTCTCTCTGCAGTCAGAGCCCGCTCCGGCGGCGCCCTGGCCGCCAAGGCCAAACCCCGAAAGTCGCGCGTCCCAAGATCATGA
- a CDS encoding alpha-keto acid decarboxylase family protein, whose translation MGETYTVGQYLVDRLRELGLRHLFSVAGDYSIEWVNSYVEKSDIQVIEEVNELNAGYAADGYARLKGIGALCVTYSAGALCATNAIAGSYVEKVPVVLINGAPSIKKTLTFEQTGYSSHHFISGRGTDLQVFEYITAAAVRIDSPHLAPMLIDYALTQCITERRPVYIELLEDIVDLECTRPSSALKAAPVISDEDSLNQSIAQISERLQNATKPLIWIGVEIDRFGLHHQAERLIRDLKIPYVTELLSKAILSEDDAQFAGVFDGKSSSPYVQSLVKDSDFVLALGVWLTDINDLGWPIDLDKTAFASWDTVKYGTSFNAQVSLADLVNGLIDKRLTCKAQSLPTKTARQAPVVNPASEITYQGFYDFIQHQIDGNTIVGADASLNYFGSLLLEVSARRGFIVQSSYSAIGYIGPAATGVSLAKQDKQRLMVFAGDGGFQMTAQCLSTQTRFNLNPIIFVTDNGIYGVEQWLADASVFHGNKPFYNSCILHRWDYSKLADVFGCKGWKVHTYGELEKAINAAKENLNSPSIIQVVVPQRSIPDNANWKAN comes from the coding sequence ATGGGCGAGACATACACGGTTGGGCAATATCTGGTCGACAGACTTCGTGAGCTGGGTCTGCGGCACCTGTTTTCCGTAGCGGGCGATTATTCGATCGAATGGGTGAACAGTTATGTCGAGAAAAGCGATATTCAGGTCATAGAAGAGGTGAATGAACTGAATGCGGGTTATGCGGCTGACGGCTATGCGAGACTGAAAGGAATTGGTGCGCTGTGCGTTACCTATTCCGCAGGCGCGCTTTGCGCAACAAATGCGATCGCCGGATCTTACGTCGAGAAAGTGCCGGTTGTTCTGATCAACGGTGCGCCAAGCATCAAGAAGACGCTCACATTCGAACAAACCGGTTACAGTTCGCATCATTTCATCAGTGGGCGGGGAACGGATCTTCAGGTGTTCGAATACATAACGGCCGCTGCAGTCCGCATCGATAGCCCTCATCTTGCGCCAATGCTCATAGATTATGCGCTGACGCAGTGCATCACGGAAAGACGTCCGGTCTATATCGAGCTGCTGGAGGATATTGTGGACCTAGAATGCACGCGTCCGTCGAGTGCATTAAAAGCGGCGCCGGTCATATCCGACGAAGACAGTCTCAATCAGTCGATCGCGCAAATCAGCGAAAGATTGCAAAATGCAACCAAACCCCTGATCTGGATCGGTGTCGAGATCGACCGGTTTGGCCTTCACCACCAGGCGGAGCGGCTCATTCGAGACCTCAAAATTCCCTACGTGACCGAGCTTTTGAGCAAGGCCATCCTGTCGGAAGACGATGCACAATTTGCCGGGGTGTTTGATGGCAAATCGTCATCACCCTACGTCCAGTCTTTGGTCAAAGACTCCGACTTCGTATTGGCGCTGGGCGTCTGGTTGACTGATATCAATGATTTGGGCTGGCCTATCGATCTCGATAAAACCGCATTCGCCTCTTGGGATACAGTGAAATATGGCACGAGCTTCAACGCACAGGTTTCGCTGGCGGATCTCGTCAACGGCTTGATTGATAAAAGGTTGACGTGCAAAGCCCAAAGTCTTCCAACGAAAACAGCCCGGCAAGCGCCGGTCGTGAATCCGGCAAGCGAAATTACATATCAGGGCTTCTACGATTTCATTCAGCACCAGATCGACGGAAATACTATCGTTGGTGCCGACGCGAGTTTGAATTATTTCGGGAGCCTGCTTCTTGAAGTGAGTGCTCGCCGCGGTTTCATCGTTCAATCATCCTATTCGGCGATCGGTTATATCGGCCCGGCCGCGACAGGGGTTTCGCTGGCGAAGCAAGATAAACAGAGGCTGATGGTCTTTGCGGGGGATGGCGGGTTTCAGATGACCGCTCAATGCCTCTCGACACAAACCCGCTTCAATCTCAACCCGATCATCTTCGTGACAGACAACGGTATCTATGGCGTGGAGCAATGGCTTGCCGATGCATCGGTTTTCCATGGTAACAAGCCGTTCTACAATTCATGCATCCTGCACCGGTGGGATTACAGCAAGTTGGCAGATGTCTTTGGCTGCAAAGGCTGGAAGGTGCACACCTATGGCGAACTAGAGAAAGCCATAAATGCCGCCAAAGAAAACCTGAACAGTCCGTCCATCATACAGGTTGTCGTGCCTCAGCGGTCAATCCCCGATAATGCGAACTGGAAAGCAAACTAG
- a CDS encoding ferritin-like domain-containing protein, translating to MYSYSIRTLDELKEFLYQAMRLEHATIPPYLTALYSIKPGVNQDATQVLRVIVVEEMLHLTIAANILNAIGGTPDLTRPDFAVDYPASLPDGETDFKVGIQAFGREALATFLKIERPAQRPIHLVGKGLIHRKTSPHTTALGNDPRHEDLHFYSIGEFYSTIAEGIKYLEAEAHRVGTTIFTGDRSRQITSEYYYSGGGELFAVTDLKSALEAIELIIEQGEGDGGGIYDDNEHELAHYYRFDELVKGRYYQKGDQPGHPTGPQLQVDWEGAYPIKANLKVVDIDIKEGSELREAATAFNKRYGEFLQLLTRAYNGQPSLLLEAVPIMFEFRNMIFELVRNPLPNHPGKNGSPTYEIPGSTKQAAITRQAEVSA from the coding sequence ATGTATTCTTACAGCATTAGGACGCTCGATGAGCTGAAAGAATTTCTCTATCAGGCGATGCGCCTCGAACATGCGACGATTCCGCCGTATCTGACGGCACTTTACTCGATCAAACCCGGCGTCAACCAGGACGCAACCCAGGTTCTGCGCGTGATCGTCGTGGAAGAAATGCTGCATCTGACCATCGCGGCCAATATTCTCAATGCCATCGGCGGCACGCCGGATCTTACGAGGCCGGACTTCGCAGTCGACTATCCCGCCTCCCTGCCGGACGGTGAGACCGATTTCAAGGTCGGCATCCAGGCTTTCGGTCGTGAGGCGCTGGCGACTTTCCTGAAAATCGAGCGGCCGGCTCAGCGTCCCATACATCTCGTTGGCAAGGGCCTGATACACCGAAAGACCTCCCCGCATACCACCGCGCTTGGCAACGATCCAAGGCACGAGGACCTCCATTTTTACAGCATCGGCGAGTTCTACTCGACCATCGCAGAAGGCATCAAATACCTGGAAGCCGAAGCGCATCGGGTGGGCACAACCATTTTTACCGGCGACAGGTCGCGCCAGATCACCTCGGAATATTATTATTCCGGCGGCGGCGAGCTGTTTGCCGTGACCGATCTGAAAAGCGCCCTGGAAGCCATCGAGCTCATCATCGAACAGGGCGAAGGCGACGGTGGCGGTATCTACGACGATAACGAGCACGAACTGGCCCATTACTATCGTTTCGACGAGCTGGTCAAAGGCCGCTACTACCAGAAGGGCGACCAGCCCGGCCACCCCACAGGTCCGCAGTTGCAGGTCGATTGGGAAGGCGCCTATCCCATCAAAGCGAACCTGAAAGTGGTGGACATAGACATAAAGGAAGGCTCGGAACTGCGTGAGGCGGCGACCGCCTTCAACAAGCGCTATGGCGAATTTCTGCAGCTTTTGACGCGTGCCTATAACGGCCAGCCGAGCCTGCTGCTGGAAGCCGTTCCGATCATGTTCGAATTCCGCAACATGATCTTCGAACTCGTCCGCAATCCCCTGCCGAACCATCCCGGTAAGAACGGCAGCCCCACCTATGAGATCCCCGGCAGCACCAAACAGGCAGCCATCACCCGGCAGGCGGAGGTGAGCGCATGA
- a CDS encoding tyrosine-type recombinase/integrase, producing MTPSTRELPGVDLHEVQIGAFQTWLRRHRGYPSAPSVATVVWSWLLADLGPDPKLYDARLVRQVILDEAQRSSRANLKTMTMALRGYLKYLATQGLCQPGLDQAIPTVPQWRLSALPLYISTADVDRVVASCDVTTPMGIRDHAVLLLLARLGLRAGDVSSMCLEDIDWREGTLCVRAKGRHEIRLPLSQDAGFGNSRTGVPLNPGQRFH from the coding sequence GTGACGCCGTCTACACGTGAGCTGCCAGGTGTAGACCTTCACGAGGTGCAAATTGGTGCTTTCCAGACTTGGCTGAGACGGCATCGGGGATATCCGAGCGCACCGTCCGTCGCCACGGTCGTATGGTCATGGCTGCTTGCCGACCTCGGTCCTGATCCAAAACTGTACGATGCCCGTCTTGTTCGGCAAGTGATTCTTGACGAGGCCCAGCGCAGTTCGCGCGCCAACCTCAAGACGATGACGATGGCGTTGCGAGGCTACCTCAAGTATCTGGCTACCCAGGGTTTGTGCCAACCGGGGCTTGATCAGGCCATACCGACGGTCCCGCAATGGCGGTTATCGGCCTTGCCGCTCTACATCTCCACCGCCGACGTTGATCGGGTGGTTGCGTCGTGCGACGTCACGACACCGATGGGCATCCGCGATCACGCGGTTCTGCTGCTGCTCGCACGTCTCGGCCTGCGCGCCGGCGACGTTTCGAGCATGTGCCTTGAAGACATCGACTGGCGAGAGGGCACTTTATGTGTCCGCGCCAAGGGCCGCCACGAGATCCGGCTTCCGCTTTCCCAGGATGCGGGTTTCGGTAATTCGCGGACAGGGGTTCCATTAAATCCCGGACAGCGATTTCACTAA
- a CDS encoding MBL fold metallo-hydrolase: protein MVAQLPDPIKIVRRAGDIRIHTFISAFTDDNIANATHIIESRNKLVLVDGQFLVPYALQFREYANSIGKEIDRIYLSHRHPDHWFGLGAAFSDIPIYALPETIEFLRQHGEDSLNDHWKMGNLAPKSLIIPEKHVRAGEEIIDGVKYVFDEVVDTEIDFLLTIGLPGVGVFIAQDLIYSGTHLYLTKYMEHWIGILQGMLLSDYDLFLPGHGLPADKNEVAKNIEYLSVAMEAAGDGLTNDTFKRFMLERFPERKCPAIFDIYIPRLFDNASAF, encoded by the coding sequence ATGGTGGCGCAATTGCCGGATCCCATTAAAATCGTCAGGCGAGCAGGCGATATCCGTATTCATACTTTCATTTCAGCTTTCACGGATGACAATATCGCCAATGCAACGCACATAATCGAAAGCAGGAACAAGCTTGTTCTTGTCGATGGGCAATTCCTCGTTCCCTATGCGCTGCAATTCAGGGAGTATGCCAACAGTATCGGCAAGGAGATCGACCGGATTTACCTGTCGCACAGGCACCCCGACCATTGGTTCGGCCTGGGAGCCGCATTCAGCGACATTCCAATTTATGCATTGCCGGAAACGATAGAGTTCCTGAGGCAGCATGGGGAGGATTCCCTGAATGACCATTGGAAAATGGGCAACCTCGCTCCGAAGAGCCTGATAATTCCCGAAAAACATGTCCGCGCCGGCGAGGAAATCATCGACGGAGTCAAATACGTATTTGATGAAGTCGTTGATACGGAGATCGATTTTCTTCTCACCATAGGTCTTCCGGGCGTGGGTGTTTTTATTGCGCAAGACCTGATCTACAGCGGAACGCACCTTTATCTCACGAAATACATGGAGCATTGGATTGGGATTTTGCAGGGTATGCTGCTGTCCGACTATGACCTGTTCCTTCCCGGTCACGGCTTGCCGGCTGACAAAAACGAGGTTGCCAAAAATATAGAGTATTTGTCCGTTGCCATGGAGGCCGCCGGCGACGGACTCACCAATGATACTTTCAAGCGCTTCATGCTGGAAAGATTTCCTGAACGAAAATGCCCCGCAATATTCGATATATACATACCTCGCTTATTCGATAACGCGAGCGCGTTTTAA
- a CDS encoding sugar phosphate isomerase/epimerase family protein yields MKMEEAHRRDIYFSFFMFTADLRPNDADYTQILVRHLKALTEFGYTGFDVHIAPGPAHVGHHAEVESYISLKKAFDEAGFRDVKFTTNVGTTRTFDPTSPYDEQRKQALSYLKSRVDITSVLGGENTIMSGPFLYPYGIFPLTDDGEGIWSDALQDWMKPRYAAAASIFRELAQYSAGKRVKLAIEPVKNWETPGPTMVSEALDFLESADIPVCGVTIDTAQVVMESQGPAIFRKNVARAVQQSRLNYVHISAPDRGAVKDSWIPWEIMLDEIEPVYSGPYLVEVFNAIPPFESSMRMTRRRFWRPGEDAPEAGVDSAYDVARAALKTLEERIASRSHRSHP; encoded by the coding sequence ATGAAGATGGAAGAGGCACACAGGCGAGATATATATTTCAGCTTCTTTATGTTTACAGCGGATTTGAGGCCGAATGACGCAGACTACACCCAGATTCTCGTCAGACATCTGAAAGCCCTTACCGAGTTCGGCTACACCGGCTTCGATGTGCATATCGCCCCAGGGCCGGCCCATGTCGGTCATCACGCTGAGGTCGAAAGCTATATCAGCCTCAAGAAGGCGTTCGATGAGGCCGGCTTCCGGGATGTGAAGTTCACAACCAATGTGGGGACCACGCGAACCTTCGATCCGACCTCGCCCTACGACGAACAGCGCAAGCAGGCTTTGTCCTATCTCAAATCCCGCGTCGACATCACCTCGGTGCTTGGCGGGGAGAATACGATCATGTCAGGGCCGTTCCTGTACCCCTATGGTATCTTTCCGCTGACGGATGACGGTGAAGGGATCTGGAGCGACGCGCTTCAGGATTGGATGAAGCCACGATACGCGGCGGCGGCCTCCATCTTCCGGGAGTTGGCGCAATATTCTGCCGGGAAGAGGGTGAAGCTCGCCATCGAACCCGTCAAGAATTGGGAAACGCCTGGGCCGACCATGGTCTCGGAAGCGCTGGATTTTCTCGAAAGCGCCGACATTCCGGTCTGTGGCGTCACGATCGATACTGCCCAGGTCGTGATGGAAAGCCAGGGGCCGGCAATCTTCAGGAAAAATGTCGCCCGTGCCGTACAGCAGAGCCGGCTGAATTACGTTCATATCTCAGCGCCGGACCGGGGCGCTGTCAAAGATAGCTGGATTCCCTGGGAGATTATGCTGGACGAAATCGAGCCGGTCTATTCCGGCCCCTATCTCGTCGAAGTCTTTAACGCGATTCCACCCTTCGAGAGTTCGATGAGAATGACGCGCAGACGCTTCTGGCGGCCCGGCGAGGACGCGCCGGAGGCGGGCGTCGACAGCGCCTACGACGTTGCGCGCGCCGCCCTGAAGACATTGGAGGAAAGGATCGCGTCCCGCAGTCATCGATCTCATCCGTGA
- a CDS encoding GMC oxidoreductase translates to MLFPLESAIKADAKTVAASGDYDIVIVGAGISGAIIAKQAAEAGKRVLILEAGTGANRTLAGYDDLLTTFYSAASKDNQSPFPLNANAAMPRSPLHKLQAGETDSSTYIVQSGPYVSDTTYTRIFGGTTMHWEAKTPRLLRSDFKTRTIFGQGLDWPLSFEEVEDDYRLAEREIGVSANVEDQQYLEQTFPGDYVFPMRGLPLSYLDKQVNKGIEGTSVELHGKTYPLKVRPYPQGRNSIPNPAYDGGKGYRPIGAVDTHQVEEGGRCQGNTNCVPLCPVQARYHAGKTLAKAFALNGKEGERLVELLSQAVASKVNIDPDSGKVRSLEVKVYKDPASSDHETITAKGKVFVLGAGAIETARLMLASGLPSTSGLVGRNLMDHAYLLNWALMPQICGTMRGTSSTGGIVDLRDGPFRERQAAFAIDIHNDGWGWATGAPTSDLLELVDDRNLHGADLRRGVIDRVSRQLLLAFMIEVMPVESNRITVGPQYTDPLGNMRPILSFTVPEYTMKGAAYGRHFARTVFARLGAQDHTYYDASDFGYVDFEKQGYAIRGGNHLAGTHIMGTTKTNSVVDKNQRSWDHENLYLVGGGSMPTIGTANVTLTLAAMCFRSSRDILKYLH, encoded by the coding sequence GTGCTTTTTCCCCTCGAATCGGCGATAAAAGCCGATGCCAAGACCGTCGCAGCGTCTGGCGACTACGATATCGTGATCGTCGGCGCCGGCATTTCCGGAGCAATCATTGCCAAGCAGGCTGCGGAAGCGGGCAAGCGTGTCCTGATACTTGAAGCCGGAACCGGTGCCAATCGCACTCTGGCAGGCTATGACGATCTGCTGACGACCTTCTATTCGGCAGCCTCCAAGGATAACCAGTCGCCCTTTCCGCTGAATGCGAACGCGGCCATGCCCCGCAGCCCGCTTCACAAGCTGCAGGCGGGGGAAACCGATAGCTCGACCTATATCGTTCAATCCGGCCCTTATGTCAGTGATACGACATATACCCGTATTTTCGGCGGAACGACCATGCACTGGGAGGCGAAAACGCCCCGTCTGCTTCGCTCGGATTTCAAGACGCGCACCATTTTCGGCCAAGGGCTGGACTGGCCACTGAGTTTTGAGGAAGTCGAGGATGATTACCGCCTGGCCGAGCGGGAAATCGGCGTCTCGGCGAACGTCGAAGACCAGCAGTATCTGGAGCAGACCTTCCCGGGCGACTATGTCTTTCCCATGCGCGGCCTGCCGCTGTCCTATCTGGACAAGCAGGTCAACAAGGGAATCGAAGGCACCAGTGTCGAACTACACGGCAAGACCTATCCCCTGAAAGTCAGGCCCTATCCGCAGGGGCGCAACAGCATACCGAACCCGGCCTATGATGGTGGGAAGGGTTACCGTCCAATCGGCGCAGTCGATACGCATCAGGTCGAAGAGGGCGGTCGCTGCCAGGGCAATACCAACTGCGTACCGCTCTGTCCCGTGCAAGCGCGCTACCACGCCGGCAAAACGCTTGCCAAGGCGTTCGCGCTAAACGGGAAAGAGGGCGAGCGGCTTGTCGAACTCCTGTCTCAGGCGGTCGCATCGAAGGTCAACATCGATCCGGATAGCGGTAAAGTCCGCTCTCTCGAGGTGAAGGTTTACAAGGACCCGGCCTCATCGGACCATGAGACCATCACCGCGAAGGGCAAGGTTTTTGTGCTTGGGGCAGGCGCTATCGAAACGGCTCGTCTCATGCTGGCCTCCGGCCTGCCCAGCACCAGCGGCCTTGTCGGACGCAATCTGATGGACCATGCCTATCTGTTGAACTGGGCGCTGATGCCGCAAATCTGCGGCACGATGCGCGGAACCAGCTCGACCGGCGGTATCGTGGACCTGCGGGACGGCCCTTTCCGGGAAAGGCAGGCCGCCTTCGCCATCGATATCCATAACGACGGCTGGGGCTGGGCCACGGGGGCGCCGACCTCCGACCTTCTCGAACTGGTGGATGATCGCAACCTTCACGGGGCGGATCTTCGACGCGGCGTCATCGACAGGGTTTCGCGGCAGTTGCTGCTGGCTTTCATGATCGAGGTCATGCCCGTCGAAAGCAACCGCATCACGGTAGGTCCGCAATATACCGATCCCCTGGGCAATATGCGGCCCATCCTGTCCTTCACGGTTCCAGAATATACCATGAAGGGTGCAGCCTATGGCCGCCATTTTGCGCGCACCGTCTTTGCGCGTCTGGGCGCGCAGGATCATACTTATTACGACGCCAGCGATTTTGGCTATGTGGACTTTGAGAAGCAAGGCTACGCGATCCGCGGCGGCAATCATCTGGCCGGCACCCATATCATGGGAACGACGAAGACCAATTCCGTCGTGGATAAGAACCAGCGCAGCTGGGACCATGAAAACCTCTACCTCGTGGGCGGCGGCAGCATGCCGACGATCGGCACGGCCAATGTCACCTTGACGCTGGCCGCCATGTGCTTCCGAAGCAGCCGTGACATTCTGAAGTATCTGCATTGA
- the iolE gene encoding myo-inosose-2 dehydratase: MVTHLHRLTPAKVWLGVIPTLWWNDDFINIDIGIPYEQALSEMALAGYVGCGVGHKYPTDPKILRPVLELRGLRISEPWVSTYFTINAMKRHTLDNVDAQLDFLEAMEGGSDDPRRADLVVAEFGGAVNPLPVALFPNCPDFSEDQWKQLIEGLHEAGEKAMARNRRLCYHPHLGTGVMKTEAIHRLMDETDPRLVNMLLDTAHQAAAGVDPLALARKYAHRIKHVHLKDIRAGVVREIHTGGLSFQQGIEAGIFTVPGDGSIQTFPEILDALAEADFAGWICVEAEQDPAKANPLQYAKMGREYLRKLLGW; the protein is encoded by the coding sequence ATGGTGACACATCTGCATCGACTGACGCCCGCCAAGGTTTGGCTGGGTGTCATCCCCACGCTCTGGTGGAATGACGATTTCATCAACATCGATATCGGTATCCCCTACGAGCAGGCTCTGAGTGAAATGGCGCTCGCCGGCTATGTCGGATGTGGCGTCGGCCACAAATATCCGACGGACCCGAAAATACTGCGACCTGTCCTCGAACTCAGAGGATTGCGGATTTCCGAGCCTTGGGTAAGCACTTACTTCACCATCAATGCGATGAAGCGTCATACGCTTGATAATGTCGATGCTCAGCTCGACTTCCTCGAAGCCATGGAAGGTGGCAGCGACGATCCGCGCAGGGCCGATCTGGTCGTCGCCGAGTTTGGCGGAGCGGTCAATCCGCTTCCCGTTGCCCTGTTTCCCAATTGCCCCGATTTCTCCGAGGACCAGTGGAAACAGCTGATCGAAGGCTTGCATGAGGCAGGAGAGAAAGCCATGGCCCGTAACCGCCGGCTCTGCTATCACCCGCATCTGGGGACCGGGGTGATGAAGACGGAGGCGATCCACCGGCTCATGGACGAGACGGATCCTCGCCTGGTCAACATGCTTCTCGACACCGCGCACCAGGCGGCTGCCGGTGTCGATCCGCTGGCGCTGGCCAGAAAATACGCCCACCGCATCAAGCATGTTCACCTGAAAGACATTCGCGCCGGGGTGGTTAGGGAGATTCACACCGGAGGATTGTCCTTCCAGCAGGGCATCGAGGCGGGGATCTTTACGGTCCCGGGTGATGGCTCCATCCAGACCTTCCCGGAAATCCTCGATGCATTGGCAGAGGCGGATTTCGCCGGCTGGATCTGCGTTGAAGCAGAGCAGGACCCGGCCAAGGCCAATCCGCTGCAATACGCGAAAATGGGCCGCGAATATCTGCGCAAGCTGCTTGGATGGTAG